The following DNA comes from Acidicapsa ligni.
GCGTAGTTATCAAAAATTCAGCGAGAGAAAGGATGTTATGAGAGCGATCTAACTGGGGTACGAAGATGCTTGCGGAGCCTGCCTCAATAGAGCATGTGAGGAGCAGATCGACCGCTTCGTCTCTTGTGAGAAAGTATCGACTTGCATTTCGGTCAGTGACTGTAACGGGGCCATCGGACGCTATCTGCTGAAGGAAGAGTTCTACTACGCTGCCATCGCTTTCGAGGACGTTGCCGAGCCTTAGCACGACTCCTTTATATGCGAGAGTGATCTGCTCTGCTATGCGCTTGGTTGCGCCCAGTATGCTCGCGGGGTCTGCGGCCTTGTCCGTTGAGAGAAGTATGACACGCTCGGCGCCATGCTTACGAGCAAGCAAAACTAGCGTATTGGTGCCGAGTATGTTGTTTGCTATGGCTGCAAGAGGATGGCTCTCAAGCAGGGGAACGTGTTTGTGGGCTGCAGCGTGAAAGACAATTTGCGGGCTATGTATTGCGAAGGTTTCATCGAGCAGAAGCGCGTCCGTTACGCTGCCCAGGACTATGTGTGTATCTTTGCAGAGCCCGATGTTTTTCAGCTTTGACTGAAGAGAGTAGAGTGCCTGCTCTGAAGAGTCCAGCAGGACTAGTTTCTTCGGATGGAGGTGTGCGAGTTGGAGGCTCAGTGAGCTGCCGATGGAGCCGCCTGCTCCGGTGATCAGAATGGATTTTTCACGAAGCTGCTGCAGGGTTTTCTGCGAGGGCGAGGGAAGTCGCGGACGATTGAGGAAGGCGTGCCAATCAATCTGCCTGTGCGGAAATCCTGCGTCGGGGCGTTCGTTCACGGACTTAGTATAGATGCTTCGCAGTAGGATTGGCATGGGAACGGCAGGGTTCGAGTTGACTAAAGAATAGGGAAGTAATGTTGATTGCGTCGCATGGAGATGAGCCGTCTATAGTAATCAATTCGGTTTTGTGGGTGCGCGCGGGTCGCTGAATTTGAGACACTGTTGCTGCGCGTTACGGAGCATTTTGTCTGGCGCGAGTCAGGAATCCCGTACATGCAAATCTGGAAGACCACAACTGTCCCCGTATTGTTTGTTATAGGGACTCTTATTCTTGGTAACAGCCTTTCTGCTGCTGCTATCGAGCATGATTCGCAGGCGGTGCGGCTCAATAACAACGGCGTGGCTCTGATGAATCAGCAGCAGACGGAGCGGGCGGAGGCTGCGTTCGCGGAGGCCTTTGGTAAAGACAAGGCGCTGGCTGAAGCTGCGTTGAATGATGGCATCGCGCTGCTCTATTTGCAGAAGCTGCCGGAGGCGCAGGCTGCGCTGAAAAGTGCGATTGCGCTGGAGCCGAAGAATCCTCGTGCATGGTACAACCTGGGGCTCGTGCAGCGAGCCAATAACGATGTGTCGGCGGCACTTATGAGCTTTCAACATGCGGTTGAGCTTGATGCCGGGGATGCGGATTCCTACTATTTCGAAGGCGTTTGTTTGCAGGATGAGAAGCAGACGGACCAAGCGATTGCGGCCTTTCGCAAGGCACTCGAAACGAATCCTCAACATGCTTCTTCAGAGTTTGCATTGGCTCGTACTTTGCAGCGAGCAGGACGAGCGGATGAAGCGAAGATACACTTTCAGCGATTCCAGCATCTTACGAGCGCCAAGATTTCGAGCGCGATTGGTTTGAGTTATGGAGACCAGGGGCACTACTCGACGGCTGTGGCTGTCTCTGAGGCGGTGCAGCCAAAGAAGCCGATGATTGCTGTTCGCTTTACGAAACAGGCTTTATCGGCCGGGCAATCTGGAGATCATGCGGGGAGCGGCGGTAGCTGCATGATGGATGTGGATGGCGATGGGTTGTTTGACCTAGTGCTGATGGAGTCAGGCGATTCTGCGATTCGCGTGTTGCGGAATTCCGGCAATGGGAGTTTTGCGCAACTGGGTGCGGAGCAAACGGGGTTGCGTGCGAATGGGCGAGCTATCTCCTGTGCTGTTGGGGACTATGATGGCGACGGACTTTCGGATCTTGTTGTGGCGCTGGAGGATCGGCTGGAGTTATTTCACAACCTGGGGCATGGGCATTTTGAGGATAGATCGCAGCTTGCGGGCCTTGTGTCGCGCAATCATCCTGCGGGCATATCGTTTGTGGATTATGACCACGACGGGGACCTGGATTTATTTGTAACGGGTGCTGGTTTGAAGCCTGGAGATGCGCCGAATGTATTGTGGCGGAATAACGGCAACGGCACTTTTACGGAGTGGACGGAGGCTGCGGGATTTGGCGGAACAGGCCGTACTCACTCCGTGATTCTCTCCGATATAAATAATGACCGTGCTGTCGATCTGGCTGTAACTGGAGATAGCAATGCTCCTGTGTTGTATCTCAATCCGCGGGAGGGTAAATATCCAGCGAAGCCTCTTTATGTGGGCGATGAGTTATCGGGCACGGAAGGTATCACTGTGCTTGATTTCAACAAAGATGGCTGGATGGATGTTGCGGTTACGCATTCGGGAGCGCCGGGTGTGACGCTTTGGCGCAATCGGGATGGGAAGAGTTTTGAGCGCGAGGACCTGCCGATTCATGACGCGATTCGTGCGTGGGGAATTACTCCGATTGATTTTGATAATGATGGCTGGATTGATCTGGCTGCGATTGTTGAGACGCGGCGTGGAGCGGAGGTACGCGTCTTTCGCAATCGCGGCGATGGTGGCTTTGATGATGTGAGTAAGACGCTTGGATTGGATGGGATTTTTCTTGCTGCTCCGCGTGCGTTGATTGCATTGGATGTGGATGGGGATGGAGATGCGGATCTGATTGTCACTTCAGCAACGGGGCAGCCGGTTCTGCTGCGCAATGATGGAGGGAACAAGAATCACTCGGTGCGATTGAAGCTGACGGGCTTTGCGGATAACAAGACGTCGATTGGAACCAAGGTGGAGATCTTCTCTGACGGTAACTGGCAGAAGTGGGAAGTGGCTGGAGCGTCGGGTTATCTTAGCCAGGGTCCGCCGGAGATTCTGGCGGGACTTGGGGATGCGGAAGGCATCGATCTGCTGCGCATGTTATGGCCTACGGGGGTACCTCAGGATGAGATCAATGTTGCGCGGAAGCAGGTTGTTTCCTACACGGAAGCGGATCGCCGAGGCAGCTCCTGCCCTGTGTTGTTCGCGTGGGACGGCAAGCATTATTCGCTGGTGACGGATACGATCGGCGCGGGTGTTGTGGGACATTGGTTCACACCTGCGCGACGTAATATCTCCGATCCGGATGAGTGGATCAAGGTCGATGGTTCGCAGTTGGCCACGGTGAATGGGCGATTGAGCCTGCGCTTTACAGAGCCGATGGAAGAGGTGAATTACATCGATCAACTACGGCTGCGGGCGGTGGATCATCCTGAAGGCACGGAGGTTTATCCGGACGAGCGGTTTTTGGATGAGCCGCCGTTTGCATCGGGTCGTGTCGTGGTAAGTGCTGCGGCGCATTTGCCGGTTGGTGCGTGGGATGATCATGGGCGCGATGTGATGGCGTTGCTTTTGGCGCGCGATCACAGGTTCGCGAGCGACTTTATCAAGGCTCCGTATGATGGGTTTGCGAATCAGCATGTACTTACCGTGGACATTGGTAAGTGGCAGGCTGCGAATCCGCTGCGGCTGTTGTTGACGGGGTATGTCGAGTACTTCAGCGCGAGCTCGTTGTATGCAGCGTGGCAGGCTGGCGTTGCGCCGGTGTCACCGTATATCGAGGCGCAGTCAGCCGATGGATCGTGGAAGCGGATCGATAAGGAAATGGGATTTCCTGCGGGACTGCAGAGAACGATTGTTGTGGATCTTAGCGGTAAGTTGCCGATCGGTACGCGGCGTATTCGCATCGTGACGAATCTACAGATTTATTGGGATCAGTTGCTGGTCGATAACGGGACTGAGAAGAAAGGCGTGGTCCGTGAGACAGAGATTCCGCTGGCGCATGCGGGGTTGCGTTTTCATGGTTATCCGCGGCAGATTGATGGTGTGAGTTCTGGAGATTTGAGCTATAACTACGACGAAGTCAGTCTTACCGGGCCGTTTCAACGGCAGCGGGGAAGTTATACGCATTTTGGGGATGTTACTCCGCTGGTTAAGGGCGTTGATAATGAGTTCGCTATCTTTGGCAGTGGGGAAGAGATTGCGACGGAGTTCGATGCGAGTGCTCTACCGGCGCTGCCGCCGCATTGGAAGCGGGATTACTTCTTCTATGCGAATGGATATGTGAAGGACATGGACTATTACGATGCTTCTCCGTTTACGGTTTCGCAGTTGCCGTTTCATGGGATGAGTGCGTATCCGTATCCTGCGGACGAGAAGTTTCCTGACGATGCGCGGTCGATTCAGTATCAGTTGGAGTGGAATGACCGCTTCGATAGCGGAGATCCTGCGCATTCCTTCCGATTTGATTATGAGCTGCGGCCATCGACTCCTGCTGCGGATGGCGAGGCGATGCAGAGGTGAGTGAGTTAGTGCTGGAATCAGCGACGCGCCAATTAGCTCGATTGCGATCGGGGGAGATATCGGTCGTTGAGTTAGCCGAGGCGCACATACGGCAGATTGAGCGTTTGAATCCTGCGATCAATGCGTTGGTGGATTTTGATGCGGAGAGAGTGCGGTTGCAGGCTCGCGCGTTGGATGAGACCACGAATGCGATTGGGCCGTTGCATGGATTGCCGGTTACTGTGAAGTCGTCTATCGCGACGGCTGGATATCTGTGTGAGATCGGCAGCACGATCAATCGAGGGAGCGTTGCGAGAGAGGATGCGGCCGTGGTGGCGAGGCTTCGCGCTGCGGGTGCGTTGATTCTTGGGACTACGAATTGTCCTGAATTTTTGATGGCGTATGAGACGGACAATCTGCTGCATGGGCGAACGAGTAATCCGTGGGATCTGGGGCGCTCGCCGGGTGGTTCGAGTGGTGGTGAATCGGCTGCGATTGCGGCTGGCATGTCGGCGGGTGGATTGGGTAGCGATAGTGGCGGGTCGGTGCGGCTGCCTGCTCATTTCACAGGGATTTGTGCGCTGAAGCCGACGCCGGGACGGGTGCCGGGGCGAGGACATTTGCCTCCGTGCGTGGGACCGTTTTCTGTCCTTGGTGCGATTGGGCCTATGGCTCGTACGATTGCGGATGTTTCGTTGTTGTTCGAGACGCTTTCCGGACAGGATGCTATCGATCCAGTGAGTGCTCCGATTGGTTTTCGCAGGCTGGATCCAGTGAGTCTGCGTGAAAAGACGATTGGGTATTTTGAGGAGGATGGCCGCGTCGGAGTGACGGAAGAAACGCGCATGGCTATTCGGGATTCGGTGCGTGTGTTGCGGGATGCAGGCTTTCGTATGGAACCGTTTCGTCCGCGTACGCTGGAGTTGTTGCGGCAGTTGTGGTGGAAGTTTTTTGTGCAGTGCGGAGCTATGTTTTATGAGCCTGCGATTCGTGGGAAACACGATCAGCTTAGTCCAATCTTTCGCGAGTTTCTATCGTTTGCGGAGAAGGCTGGGCCACTGAGTGCGACTGAGTTATTGAACGCGTGGGCAGAGCTTGATTTATTGCGCAGCAGGATGCTTGAGGAGATGGAGAGCCATCCCATTCTGCTTTGTCCGGTGGCGAGTATTCCTGCGTTTCGACATGGAGAGCGAAGCTGGAGGATTGGCGAGAGCCAGGTGGATTATCTTGACGCGGTGCGGCATACGCAGTGGTTCAATGTGCTGGCTGCTCCGGCTGTTGTGGTGCCGGTGGGGAGATCGCCTGAGGGGTTGCCGATCGGGGTGCAGATTGTGGCGCGGCCTTATGAGGATGAGTTGGCGTTGGGTGTCGCGGTTGTGCTGGATGAGGCTTTTGGTTATCGGCCTCCGCCAATGGCAACTAACATCGACTGAGTTATACGCCGACGGGAAAGGGTTTGGGGCTGGACTCGTCTGTATTGGCGTCGGGGCTGGCACCGGATTTCCAGCGCTCGAAGCGGCCTTGCAACAGGCTCATCAGGCCGGTGTACCAGTATCCCAGGACGAACAACAACAGAAACGGCGCGGTGAAGAAGTTGTTGTTGGTAAAGGTGTATACGATGGCCAGCGCGAAGTAGGTGCCGATAGCGAGTTCGATCCAGGGAGTGAGAAGCAGGCGCTTGCGGTATTTTGCGGCCTTGGACTTTTCGCCCTTCTTGGCAACACTGTATT
Coding sequences within:
- a CDS encoding FG-GAP-like repeat-containing protein, with the translated sequence MQIWKTTTVPVLFVIGTLILGNSLSAAAIEHDSQAVRLNNNGVALMNQQQTERAEAAFAEAFGKDKALAEAALNDGIALLYLQKLPEAQAALKSAIALEPKNPRAWYNLGLVQRANNDVSAALMSFQHAVELDAGDADSYYFEGVCLQDEKQTDQAIAAFRKALETNPQHASSEFALARTLQRAGRADEAKIHFQRFQHLTSAKISSAIGLSYGDQGHYSTAVAVSEAVQPKKPMIAVRFTKQALSAGQSGDHAGSGGSCMMDVDGDGLFDLVLMESGDSAIRVLRNSGNGSFAQLGAEQTGLRANGRAISCAVGDYDGDGLSDLVVALEDRLELFHNLGHGHFEDRSQLAGLVSRNHPAGISFVDYDHDGDLDLFVTGAGLKPGDAPNVLWRNNGNGTFTEWTEAAGFGGTGRTHSVILSDINNDRAVDLAVTGDSNAPVLYLNPREGKYPAKPLYVGDELSGTEGITVLDFNKDGWMDVAVTHSGAPGVTLWRNRDGKSFEREDLPIHDAIRAWGITPIDFDNDGWIDLAAIVETRRGAEVRVFRNRGDGGFDDVSKTLGLDGIFLAAPRALIALDVDGDGDADLIVTSATGQPVLLRNDGGNKNHSVRLKLTGFADNKTSIGTKVEIFSDGNWQKWEVAGASGYLSQGPPEILAGLGDAEGIDLLRMLWPTGVPQDEINVARKQVVSYTEADRRGSSCPVLFAWDGKHYSLVTDTIGAGVVGHWFTPARRNISDPDEWIKVDGSQLATVNGRLSLRFTEPMEEVNYIDQLRLRAVDHPEGTEVYPDERFLDEPPFASGRVVVSAAAHLPVGAWDDHGRDVMALLLARDHRFASDFIKAPYDGFANQHVLTVDIGKWQAANPLRLLLTGYVEYFSASSLYAAWQAGVAPVSPYIEAQSADGSWKRIDKEMGFPAGLQRTIVVDLSGKLPIGTRRIRIVTNLQIYWDQLLVDNGTEKKGVVRETEIPLAHAGLRFHGYPRQIDGVSSGDLSYNYDEVSLTGPFQRQRGSYTHFGDVTPLVKGVDNEFAIFGSGEEIATEFDASALPALPPHWKRDYFFYANGYVKDMDYYDASPFTVSQLPFHGMSAYPYPADEKFPDDARSIQYQLEWNDRFDSGDPAHSFRFDYELRPSTPAADGEAMQR
- a CDS encoding amidase, which encodes MSELVLESATRQLARLRSGEISVVELAEAHIRQIERLNPAINALVDFDAERVRLQARALDETTNAIGPLHGLPVTVKSSIATAGYLCEIGSTINRGSVAREDAAVVARLRAAGALILGTTNCPEFLMAYETDNLLHGRTSNPWDLGRSPGGSSGGESAAIAAGMSAGGLGSDSGGSVRLPAHFTGICALKPTPGRVPGRGHLPPCVGPFSVLGAIGPMARTIADVSLLFETLSGQDAIDPVSAPIGFRRLDPVSLREKTIGYFEEDGRVGVTEETRMAIRDSVRVLRDAGFRMEPFRPRTLELLRQLWWKFFVQCGAMFYEPAIRGKHDQLSPIFREFLSFAEKAGPLSATELLNAWAELDLLRSRMLEEMESHPILLCPVASIPAFRHGERSWRIGESQVDYLDAVRHTQWFNVLAAPAVVVPVGRSPEGLPIGVQIVARPYEDELALGVAVVLDEAFGYRPPPMATNID
- a CDS encoding polysaccharide biosynthesis protein, yielding MNERPDAGFPHRQIDWHAFLNRPRLPSPSQKTLQQLREKSILITGAGGSIGSSLSLQLAHLHPKKLVLLDSSEQALYSLQSKLKNIGLCKDTHIVLGSVTDALLLDETFAIHSPQIVFHAAAHKHVPLLESHPLAAIANNILGTNTLVLLARKHGAERVILLSTDKAADPASILGATKRIAEQITLAYKGVVLRLGNVLESDGSVVELFLQQIASDGPVTVTDRNASRYFLTRDEAVDLLLTCSIEAGSASIFVPQLDRSHNILSLAEFLITTQAMNRSISITFTCPRPGDKAHEILWTASECPLQNSTSIPLPGVLQLAPSTPGTARLVHALDQMQQAVKERDLSRAMEVIQQLVPTYVPSDTIRSLAQQSNLKAISQ